Proteins from a single region of Haloplanus sp. GDY1:
- a CDS encoding Lrp/AsnC family transcriptional regulator: MADKLELLDILLEDARESTATISRQLGCDEADVEAMIEDLEGEGAILGYQAVVDWSRVERDHVEAEVELNLELDRETKYADVAGRIAKFDEVTALRLVSGDYDFDVTVEGDSMRDVSMFVSEQIAPIPEVTQTVTHFVMDTYKNRGLEFTDSDEDDRLSVSP; the protein is encoded by the coding sequence ATGGCCGACAAGCTGGAGCTACTCGACATACTCCTCGAGGACGCCCGTGAAAGCACGGCGACCATCTCGCGGCAGCTCGGCTGTGACGAGGCCGACGTCGAGGCGATGATCGAGGACCTCGAAGGCGAGGGGGCGATCCTGGGCTATCAGGCCGTCGTCGACTGGAGCCGCGTCGAGCGAGACCACGTCGAGGCCGAAGTGGAACTCAACCTGGAACTCGACCGCGAGACGAAGTACGCCGACGTGGCCGGCCGGATCGCGAAGTTCGACGAGGTGACGGCGCTCCGACTCGTCTCCGGCGACTACGACTTCGACGTGACCGTCGAGGGCGACTCCATGCGCGACGTCTCCATGTTCGTCTCCGAACAGATCGCGCCGATTCCGGAGGTGACCCAGACGGTGACGCACTTCGTCATGGACACCTACAAGAACCGCGGGCTGGAGTTCACCGACAGCGACGAGGACGACCGCCTCTCGGTTTCCCCATGA
- a CDS encoding vWA domain-containing protein has translation MALSDVFLTPLGLLALLSVVPIVVLYLVQPDPRRVELPTLQFLLDDDERDASNPLLERLKRNLLLLLQLLVLVALAVALAGPYVSVSESQTVEETVIVLDGSASMGVETDGGTRFTAAVAAAREETTGTNAVVFAGAESRIALRSGGDTEVQATLDELAVTDTTADLGAAISQAASIAGENARVVVFSDFADDAGWADAVRSARARDLQVDLRQFAGGGDGNVGIVDRSFSGRNVTVAVKNFGESTVTRSVSLGGRSRSLELGPGGVERVSLVVPAGGGQVRLTPGDAFPTDDTAYVAAPSDPTVDVLLLTNDPNRYLTTALSVVEEVELTVDEPPTTVADGYDVILYSNLEPESLLRGNVEAGRDVIEAGGGVGVLAQPSPPETYGDLLLLAPNGTGTNPSVGRVATTELTRGIDFPPPGTYLQGSLRSGTAVVGTAGGTPLIATETRGPGRVLYYGYVTNDDPFRFNYQYPVFWKRAVFHLAGRESLSALNREAGSRLRFANETRVETPDGAVSARVVPLDAVGFYAVGDRRIGVSLYSEAESDVDAVALDERASETGVTSREEERQVPRPLTWLVGLAALLVALGEVAFLRRRGDL, from the coding sequence ATGGCCCTCTCCGACGTGTTCCTCACGCCGCTGGGGCTGCTCGCCCTGCTCTCGGTGGTCCCCATCGTCGTCCTCTATCTCGTCCAGCCCGACCCGCGCCGGGTCGAACTGCCGACCCTCCAGTTCCTGCTCGACGACGACGAGCGGGACGCCTCGAACCCCCTGCTCGAACGGCTCAAACGCAACCTCCTCTTGCTCCTGCAACTGCTCGTCCTGGTCGCCCTCGCGGTGGCGCTCGCCGGTCCCTACGTCTCCGTCTCGGAGAGCCAAACGGTCGAGGAGACGGTGATCGTCCTCGACGGCAGCGCGAGCATGGGCGTCGAGACGGACGGCGGGACGCGCTTCACCGCCGCCGTCGCCGCCGCCCGGGAGGAGACGACCGGCACCAACGCCGTCGTCTTCGCGGGCGCCGAGAGCCGGATCGCGCTCCGGTCTGGCGGCGACACCGAGGTGCAGGCGACGCTCGACGAACTCGCCGTGACGGACACGACGGCCGACCTCGGCGCCGCCATCTCGCAGGCCGCCTCCATCGCCGGCGAGAACGCCCGGGTCGTCGTGTTCAGCGACTTCGCGGACGACGCCGGCTGGGCCGACGCCGTGCGGTCGGCCCGCGCCCGCGACCTGCAGGTCGACCTCCGGCAGTTCGCGGGCGGCGGCGACGGCAACGTCGGCATCGTCGACCGCTCCTTCTCGGGGCGGAACGTCACCGTCGCCGTCAAGAACTTCGGCGAGTCGACGGTCACCCGGTCGGTGTCGCTGGGCGGCCGCAGTCGCTCGCTCGAACTCGGCCCGGGCGGCGTCGAGCGGGTGAGCCTCGTCGTCCCCGCGGGCGGTGGACAGGTGCGGCTGACCCCCGGCGACGCCTTCCCCACCGACGACACCGCCTACGTCGCCGCCCCCTCGGACCCCACCGTGGACGTGCTCCTCCTGACGAACGACCCGAACCGCTATCTGACGACCGCGCTCTCGGTCGTCGAGGAGGTGGAGCTGACCGTCGACGAGCCCCCGACGACCGTGGCCGACGGGTACGACGTGATCCTCTACAGCAACCTCGAACCCGAGAGCCTCCTCCGGGGCAACGTCGAGGCGGGACGTGACGTGATCGAAGCCGGCGGCGGCGTCGGCGTCCTGGCCCAGCCGAGCCCGCCGGAGACCTACGGTGACCTCCTCCTGCTCGCACCGAACGGGACGGGGACGAACCCGTCGGTCGGGCGGGTGGCGACGACGGAACTCACCCGCGGCATCGACTTCCCGCCGCCGGGGACCTACCTCCAGGGGTCGCTGCGCTCGGGGACGGCGGTGGTGGGAACCGCCGGCGGGACGCCGCTGATCGCCACCGAGACCCGCGGCCCGGGGCGGGTCCTCTACTACGGGTACGTCACCAACGACGACCCGTTCCGGTTCAACTACCAGTACCCCGTCTTCTGGAAGCGGGCGGTGTTCCACCTCGCCGGCCGGGAGTCGCTGTCGGCGCTCAACCGCGAGGCCGGGAGCCGACTCCGGTTCGCCAACGAGACGCGGGTCGAGACGCCCGACGGGGCCGTCTCCGCGCGCGTCGTTCCGCTCGACGCCGTCGGCTTCTACGCCGTCGGCGACCGCCGGATCGGCGTCTCGCTGTACAGCGAGGCGGAGTCCGACGTGGACGCCGTCGCCCTCGACGAGCGCGCGAGCGAAACCGGGGTCACGAGCCGCGAGGAGGAGCGACAGGTGCCCCGCCCGCTGACCTGGCTCGTCGGGCTGGCGGCGCTGCTCGTGGCGCTCGGAGAGGTGGCCTTCCTCCGCCGGCGGGGTGATCTCTGA
- a CDS encoding pyridoxal phosphate-dependent aminotransferase translates to MKLSERARSTPPSGIRRFFELAEEMDDVISLGVGEPDFSAPWKARAAAIHSLERGRTSYTTNRGMLELREAIADHVPRYGLDYDPETEVLVTTGASEAVDLALRALVDPGDAVAVQSPAYISYGPGVRFSGGDPLPVTTRAENDFVMTYDDLERAGAADAEALMICYPNNPTGATASADELAEIAAFAREHDLTVLSDEIYAALTYEDDHTSIATLPGMRERTVVFNGFSKAYAMTGLRLGYALGPSEVVDAMNRIHQYTMLSAPTTAQYAALEALESCDDDVEEMRTQYDRRRRFVISRFRDVGLDCFEATGAFYAFPEAPYDDEEFAEDLLQEEGVAVVPGRVFGEEGYGHLRVSYATGMSDLKEAMNRIERFLDGR, encoded by the coding sequence ATGAAGCTCTCCGAGCGAGCCAGGTCGACGCCCCCGTCCGGCATCCGCCGCTTCTTCGAACTCGCCGAGGAGATGGACGACGTCATCTCGCTCGGCGTCGGCGAACCCGACTTCAGCGCGCCGTGGAAGGCGCGGGCGGCCGCCATCCACTCCCTCGAACGGGGGCGGACCTCCTACACCACCAACCGGGGGATGCTCGAACTCCGCGAGGCCATCGCGGACCACGTGCCGCGGTACGGCCTCGATTACGACCCCGAGACGGAGGTGCTCGTGACGACGGGCGCGAGCGAGGCCGTCGACCTCGCCCTCCGTGCCCTCGTCGACCCCGGCGACGCCGTGGCGGTCCAGTCGCCGGCGTACATCTCGTACGGGCCGGGCGTGCGCTTCTCCGGCGGCGACCCCCTCCCCGTCACGACGCGCGCGGAGAACGACTTCGTCATGACCTACGACGACCTGGAGCGGGCGGGGGCCGCGGACGCCGAGGCCCTGATGATCTGTTACCCCAACAACCCCACGGGGGCGACGGCGAGTGCGGACGAACTGGCGGAGATCGCCGCCTTCGCCCGCGAACACGACCTGACGGTACTCTCCGACGAGATCTACGCCGCCCTGACCTACGAGGACGACCACACCTCCATCGCGACCCTGCCGGGGATGCGCGAGCGCACCGTCGTCTTCAACGGGTTCTCGAAGGCCTACGCCATGACCGGCCTCCGACTCGGCTACGCGCTGGGGCCGAGCGAGGTCGTCGACGCGATGAACCGCATCCACCAGTACACGATGCTCTCGGCGCCGACGACCGCCCAGTACGCCGCGCTCGAAGCGCTGGAGTCCTGCGACGACGACGTCGAGGAGATGCGGACGCAGTACGACCGTCGGCGCCGGTTCGTCATCTCCCGGTTCCGGGACGTGGGCCTCGACTGCTTCGAGGCGACCGGTGCCTTCTACGCCTTCCCCGAGGCCCCGTACGACGACGAGGAGTTCGCGGAGGACCTGCTCCAGGAGGAGGGGGTCGCCGTCGTGCCCGGACGCGTCTTCGGCGAGGAGGGGTACGGCCACCTCCGGGTCTCCTACGCGACGGGCATGTCGGATCTCAAGGAGGCGATGAACCGCATCGAGCGGTTCCTCGACGGTCGGTGA
- a CDS encoding DUF7504 family protein, translating into MVAGGGMGPDDEGISFAHALATLKEQGSALLVVGTVPDEMFAKASATMLGDPAADPPRRRLVVTPEPNRESAVRRLRETGPLSSEYARLITRGEQARSAAAGGASLDEVTPRTHVIDGSIHELGTTIADVIEEFDLFAGGLDPAEFRMGFECLPTLLSAHGRETAFRFLHVVVAQARAVSGLVHFRLPRDVDAEVVRLFQPLFDATVELRIDGGSLDQRWHFRDRDITSDWLPVGDPT; encoded by the coding sequence ATGGTCGCGGGTGGTGGGATGGGACCCGACGACGAGGGGATTAGCTTCGCGCACGCGTTAGCGACGCTGAAAGAACAGGGGAGTGCGCTGCTCGTCGTCGGGACGGTTCCGGACGAGATGTTCGCGAAGGCGTCGGCGACGATGCTCGGCGACCCGGCGGCCGACCCCCCGCGGCGCCGACTCGTCGTGACGCCGGAGCCGAACCGAGAGAGCGCGGTGCGCCGACTCCGCGAAACCGGGCCGCTCTCCTCGGAGTACGCACGGCTGATCACCCGGGGGGAGCAGGCGCGAAGCGCCGCCGCGGGGGGAGCGTCGCTCGACGAGGTGACTCCCCGGACGCACGTCATCGACGGGTCGATCCACGAACTCGGGACGACGATCGCCGACGTGATCGAGGAGTTCGACCTGTTCGCGGGCGGCCTCGACCCCGCGGAGTTCCGGATGGGCTTCGAGTGCCTCCCGACCCTGCTCTCCGCCCACGGCCGCGAGACGGCGTTTCGGTTCCTGCACGTGGTCGTCGCACAGGCCCGGGCGGTGTCCGGACTGGTCCACTTCAGGCTCCCCCGCGACGTCGATGCGGAGGTCGTCAGGCTGTTCCAGCCGCTGTTCGACGCCACCGTCGAACTCCGGATCGACGGAGGCAGCCTGGATCAGCGGTGGCACTTCCGGGATCGGGACATCACGTCGGACTGGCTCCCCGTGGGCGATCCGACGTAA